The Pseudomonas sp. DG56-2 genome contains a region encoding:
- the phnE gene encoding phosphonate ABC transporter, permease protein PhnE, whose protein sequence is MRRLLNASLILALLAAVFASFAYLSLDLQSLFGNGGLGQMGAYASRFLSPDLSAGHLQAVGKGALETLAMSGLGTLLAVILGLLLALPAAGRFGWPLQGAARLLLNALRAIPELVWAALTVLAAGLGPNAGTLALALHTSGVLGRLFAEALENAPPEPAAAIRLQGGSQVVAFCFGTLPNLWPQLLAYSLYRWENNIRMASVLGFVGAGGLGQMLYTTLSLFQEAQASTVIIAMLVLVLLVDALSDVLRQRFVRA, encoded by the coding sequence ATGAGACGCTTGCTCAATGCTTCGTTGATCCTTGCCCTGCTGGCGGCCGTGTTTGCCTCGTTCGCCTACCTCAGCCTCGATTTGCAGTCGCTGTTCGGTAACGGCGGGCTGGGACAAATGGGGGCCTATGCATCGCGCTTTCTCAGCCCGGACCTCAGTGCCGGGCATTTACAGGCTGTGGGCAAAGGCGCGTTGGAAACCTTGGCCATGTCAGGTTTGGGTACTTTGCTCGCGGTGATCCTCGGCCTGTTGCTGGCGCTGCCAGCTGCCGGGCGTTTTGGTTGGCCGCTGCAGGGGGCTGCACGGTTGTTGCTCAATGCCCTGCGGGCGATACCGGAACTGGTCTGGGCCGCGCTGACCGTGTTGGCAGCTGGGCTGGGACCGAACGCCGGCACCCTGGCGTTGGCCCTGCACACCTCGGGAGTGCTGGGCCGGTTGTTCGCTGAAGCGCTGGAGAACGCGCCGCCAGAGCCGGCTGCAGCCATTCGCTTGCAGGGCGGCAGCCAAGTGGTCGCCTTCTGCTTTGGCACCTTGCCCAACCTCTGGCCGCAGTTGCTGGCCTACAGCCTATATCGCTGGGAAAACAATATTCGTATGGCCAGCGTGCTCGGCTTCGTGGGGGCCGGTGGCCTGGGGCAGATGCTCTACACCACCTTGAGCCTGTTCCAGGAGGCCCAGGCCAGCACGGTAATCATTGCCATGCTGGTGCTGGTGTTGCTGGTGGATGCCTTGAGTGATGTGCTCAGGCAGCGTTTTGTGCGGGCCTAA
- a CDS encoding ABC transporter permease, whose translation MLSAEKRDPAALPRLLLTLLIIAVLWPGIQLSELNPGVLLQAENRREMGNFVSAFWPPAHDPDFLVLLWQATLQTLAVATAGMALALMLAIPASLLASRALSMDAASRGGRLGLWSRTVRLPVRGLLIFLRSVPEIVWALLFVRAVGLGPTAGVLAIAITYSGMLGKVYAEIFESVDQRPAHALLQAGSSRLSAFFYGILPDAAAELVSYTVYRWECAIRASVVMGFVGAGGLGQQIDLSMRMFAGAEVASMLLAFLVLVWLADQLSRVLRGRLA comes from the coding sequence ATGCTAAGCGCCGAAAAACGCGACCCTGCAGCCTTGCCCAGGCTGTTGCTGACCCTGCTGATTATTGCCGTGCTCTGGCCTGGTATTCAGTTGAGCGAGCTTAATCCCGGCGTGCTCCTACAGGCTGAAAACCGTCGTGAAATGGGCAATTTCGTCAGCGCTTTCTGGCCACCAGCGCATGACCCGGATTTTCTCGTCTTGCTCTGGCAGGCCACCTTGCAAACGCTGGCGGTGGCCACTGCCGGTATGGCCCTGGCGTTGATGCTGGCTATTCCTGCCAGCTTGCTGGCTAGCCGGGCGCTGTCCATGGACGCCGCCTCTCGTGGTGGTCGCTTGGGGCTGTGGTCACGCACGGTGCGCCTGCCGGTGCGTGGCTTGCTGATCTTTCTGCGCAGTGTGCCGGAGATTGTCTGGGCGCTGCTGTTCGTTCGCGCGGTGGGCCTGGGGCCGACTGCCGGGGTGTTGGCCATCGCCATTACCTACAGCGGCATGCTCGGCAAGGTGTACGCGGAGATCTTCGAGTCGGTCGACCAGCGTCCTGCCCATGCCCTACTGCAGGCGGGCAGTAGTCGTCTGAGCGCATTCTTCTACGGCATCCTCCCGGACGCAGCCGCGGAGCTTGTGTCATACACAGTGTATCGCTGGGAGTGCGCGATTCGCGCCTCCGTAGTGATGGGCTTTGTTGGCGCCGGAGGGCTCGGGCAACAGATCGATTTGTCGATGCGCATGTTCGCCGGTGCCGAGGTGGCGAGCATGTTGCTGGCTTTCCTGGTGTTGGTATGGCTGGCGGACCAACTCAGCCGAGTGCTGCGCGGGAGGCTGGCATGA
- a CDS encoding phosphonate ABC transporter ATP-binding protein: MTIQLNCVSLRHGAVQALLEVDLSVEAGERLAIIGPSGAGKSSLLHLIASALAPTSGSVELLGEAPWRLSAGARQRLRARIGMVHQAPPLPPRQRVVTAVLAGRLGQWSTLRGLLNLLHPSDVPGVRAVLSRLGMAEKVFAQCGQLSGGQLQRVGIARALYQQPEILLADEPVSAMDPVLAEHSLRTLNQHATERGVTLVASLHAVELALAHFPRVIGIREGQVMFDLPAAEVSKDMLDALYANEHLVSPQVPLPALPQQIPRC; encoded by the coding sequence GTGACGATCCAGCTCAACTGCGTCAGCCTGCGCCATGGTGCGGTGCAGGCCTTGCTTGAAGTCGATCTGAGCGTCGAGGCCGGCGAGCGGCTGGCAATCATCGGCCCTTCGGGCGCCGGCAAGTCCAGCCTGCTGCACCTGATAGCCAGTGCCCTGGCGCCCACCAGCGGTAGCGTGGAGCTGCTCGGTGAAGCGCCTTGGCGCCTTTCTGCAGGTGCGCGCCAACGTCTGCGCGCGCGTATCGGTATGGTTCATCAAGCGCCGCCACTGCCGCCGCGCCAACGCGTGGTGACAGCGGTGCTGGCTGGGCGTCTGGGCCAATGGAGCACCTTGCGTGGGTTGCTCAATCTGTTGCACCCCTCGGATGTACCCGGTGTGCGCGCGGTGCTGTCGCGGCTGGGCATGGCGGAAAAGGTCTTTGCCCAGTGCGGGCAGTTGTCTGGCGGGCAGTTGCAGCGTGTCGGCATTGCCCGCGCCCTGTATCAGCAACCGGAAATCCTGCTGGCGGATGAGCCTGTTTCGGCCATGGACCCCGTGTTGGCCGAACACAGCCTGAGAACCCTCAATCAACATGCTACCGAACGTGGTGTCACCCTGGTGGCGAGCCTCCACGCGGTGGAGCTTGCGTTGGCGCACTTTCCACGGGTAATCGGCATTCGCGAAGGGCAGGTGATGTTCGATCTGCCGGCTGCGGAGGTCTCCAAAGACATGCTCGATGCGCTGTATGCCAACGAACATCTGGTTTCGCCTCAAGTGCCTTTGCCGGCCCTGCCCCAGCAGATTCCACGATGCTAA
- a CDS encoding putative selenate ABC transporter substrate-binding protein, producing the protein MLKRPLALFAGLVLSCSTYLAQAADTLRVSAIPDEAPTELLRKFKPLGQYLEQKLGMKVEFVPVSDYPAVVEALATDRLDMAWLGGFTFVQVHLKSPTATPLVQREQDAEFTSKFITANPEIESLADLKGKTFAFGSISSTSGSLMPRYFMLKDNNIKPETYFSRVAYSGAHDATAAWVQAGKVDAGVLNASVWDKLVASGKVDTNKVKVFATTPSYYDYNWTVRGSLDPALKDKIKQAFLDLDPAKPADKAILDLQAASRFIATSPDNYKGIEEAARAAELLK; encoded by the coding sequence ATGCTCAAACGTCCCCTGGCGCTGTTCGCCGGCCTCGTACTGTCGTGTTCGACTTACCTGGCCCAAGCGGCCGACACCCTGCGCGTCAGTGCCATCCCCGACGAGGCACCCACCGAACTGCTGCGCAAATTCAAGCCGCTGGGCCAATACCTGGAGCAGAAGCTAGGCATGAAGGTCGAGTTCGTGCCGGTTTCCGACTATCCGGCTGTGGTCGAGGCATTGGCCACCGACCGTCTGGACATGGCCTGGCTGGGCGGCTTCACCTTTGTTCAGGTACACCTGAAGAGCCCGACCGCGACACCACTGGTGCAGCGTGAGCAGGATGCCGAGTTCACCAGCAAATTCATCACCGCCAACCCGGAAATCGAGAGCCTGGCCGATCTCAAGGGCAAAACCTTTGCCTTCGGCTCGATCTCGTCCACCTCCGGCAGCCTGATGCCGCGCTACTTCATGCTCAAGGACAACAACATCAAGCCGGAAACCTACTTCAGTCGGGTGGCCTACTCCGGGGCTCACGATGCGACTGCAGCCTGGGTACAGGCCGGCAAGGTCGATGCCGGCGTGCTCAACGCCAGCGTCTGGGACAAGCTGGTCGCCTCGGGCAAGGTCGATACCAACAAGGTCAAGGTGTTCGCCACCACCCCGAGTTACTACGATTACAACTGGACCGTTCGCGGCAGCCTCGATCCGGCCTTGAAAGACAAGATCAAACAGGCCTTCCTTGACCTTGATCCGGCCAAGCCCGCAGACAAGGCGATCCTCGACCTGCAGGCTGCCAGCCGATTCATCGCCACCAGCCCGGACAACTACAAGGGTATCGAGGAGGCCGCTCGCGCTGCTGAGTTGCTCAAGTGA
- the selD gene encoding selenide, water dikinase SelD: protein MSEPIRLTQYSHGAGCGCKISPKMLEVILAESGTQALDPKLWVGNASRDDAAVYALDDERGVVSTTDFFMPIVDDPYDFGRIAATNAISDIYAMGGDPLMAIAILGWPINVLAPEVAREVIRGGRAVCAEAGIPLAGGHSIDAPEPIFGLAVTGVVQKRHMKRNDTAVQGCRLYLTKPLGIGILTTAEKKSKLRDQDKGLARDWMCTLNTPGSRFGKLAGVKAMTDVTGFGLLGHLVELADGSGLSARLNYNAVPRLPSVEHYLAEGCVPGGTLRNFESYGEKIAPLNDEQKHLLCDPQTSGGLLVAVTPEGEAEFLALAAELGLNLAPIGELVERQSHAVEVL from the coding sequence ATGAGCGAGCCGATTCGTCTGACCCAGTACAGCCATGGTGCCGGTTGCGGCTGCAAGATCTCTCCGAAGATGCTGGAGGTGATCCTTGCCGAAAGCGGTACACAGGCGCTGGACCCTAAGCTCTGGGTTGGCAATGCCTCGCGTGATGACGCGGCAGTTTACGCGCTGGACGATGAACGTGGCGTAGTTTCGACCACCGATTTCTTCATGCCTATCGTCGACGACCCGTACGATTTCGGTCGCATCGCCGCCACCAACGCCATCAGCGATATCTACGCCATGGGCGGCGATCCGCTCATGGCCATTGCCATTCTCGGCTGGCCGATCAATGTATTGGCCCCGGAAGTAGCCCGCGAAGTGATTCGCGGCGGTCGCGCGGTGTGCGCCGAAGCCGGTATCCCGCTGGCTGGTGGTCACTCGATCGATGCGCCAGAACCTATCTTCGGCCTGGCCGTGACCGGCGTTGTGCAAAAGCGCCACATGAAACGCAACGACACCGCCGTGCAAGGTTGCCGCCTGTACCTGACCAAGCCTCTGGGCATCGGCATCCTCACCACCGCCGAGAAAAAATCCAAGCTGCGCGACCAGGACAAAGGGCTGGCCCGCGACTGGATGTGCACGCTGAACACCCCCGGCAGCCGCTTCGGCAAGCTTGCAGGCGTCAAGGCCATGACCGACGTTACCGGTTTCGGCCTGCTCGGCCATCTGGTTGAACTGGCAGACGGCAGCGGCTTGAGCGCACGCCTGAATTACAACGCCGTTCCGCGCCTACCGAGCGTCGAGCATTATCTGGCTGAGGGCTGTGTACCCGGCGGCACCTTGCGTAATTTCGAAAGCTATGGCGAAAAAATCGCGCCGTTGAACGACGAGCAGAAACACCTGCTGTGCGACCCGCAAACCAGCGGTGGCCTGTTGGTAGCGGTAACACCTGAAGGTGAAGCAGAGTTTCTCGCCCTGGCCGCTGAACTGGGCTTGAACCTGGCACCAATCGGCGAACTGGTCGAGCGACAGAGCCATGCGGTTGAGGTGCTGTAA
- the mnmH gene encoding tRNA 2-selenouridine(34) synthase MnmH, whose product MRDNTTDYRQLFLHDVPMMDMRAPVEFAKGAFPNAINLPLMNDLERQKVGTCYKQQGQQAAIALGHQLVSGQTKDERVAAWVAFAQANPEGYLYCFRGGLRSQIVQQWLLSEAGIEYPKVVGGYKALRNFLLDTTQSAVAECDFVLIGGLTGTGKTEVLQDLNNALDLEGHANHRGSSFGKRATGQPVQIDFENSLAIDILKKRARGLEQFVLEDEGRIVGSCSLPLELYQGMQQYPLVWLEDSFDNRVERILGDYVTNLCAEFVALHGPEQGFTLFAARLNQSMGNILKRLGGERYQRLSTLLLQALEEQQRSGAVDLHRAWISGLLSEYYDPMYAFHRNSKVERIEFSGNHVEVREYLRARVARR is encoded by the coding sequence ATGCGTGACAACACCACCGACTACCGCCAGCTGTTTTTGCACGATGTACCCATGATGGACATGCGCGCCCCGGTCGAATTTGCCAAGGGCGCCTTTCCCAACGCGATCAACCTGCCACTGATGAACGACCTTGAGCGGCAAAAGGTTGGCACCTGCTACAAGCAGCAAGGCCAACAGGCCGCCATCGCCCTCGGCCATCAATTGGTCAGCGGGCAGACCAAGGACGAGCGTGTTGCTGCCTGGGTCGCCTTTGCCCAAGCCAACCCTGAGGGCTACCTCTACTGCTTTCGCGGCGGCCTGCGTTCGCAGATCGTCCAGCAATGGCTGCTAAGCGAGGCAGGCATTGAGTATCCCAAGGTGGTTGGTGGCTACAAGGCGCTGCGTAACTTTCTCCTCGACACTACCCAGAGTGCGGTGGCCGAGTGTGATTTCGTATTGATTGGCGGCCTGACGGGCACCGGCAAGACCGAGGTGCTGCAAGACCTGAACAACGCCCTGGATCTTGAAGGCCATGCCAACCATCGTGGCTCCAGCTTCGGGAAGCGCGCCACCGGGCAACCGGTGCAAATCGATTTCGAAAACAGCTTGGCCATCGACATCCTGAAGAAACGCGCACGCGGTCTCGAACAGTTCGTGCTCGAGGATGAAGGTCGAATCGTTGGCAGTTGCTCGCTGCCCCTGGAACTGTACCAAGGCATGCAGCAGTACCCGCTGGTATGGCTGGAAGACAGTTTCGACAATCGCGTCGAGCGCATTCTTGGCGACTATGTGACCAACCTGTGCGCCGAGTTCGTGGCGCTGCATGGCCCTGAGCAAGGCTTCACGCTGTTCGCCGCGCGCCTCAACCAGAGCATGGGCAATATCCTCAAGCGCTTGGGTGGCGAACGCTACCAGCGGCTTTCAACGTTGTTGCTGCAAGCCCTGGAAGAACAACAGCGCAGCGGTGCAGTCGACCTGCACCGTGCCTGGATCAGTGGTTTGCTCAGCGAGTACTACGACCCGATGTACGCCTTCCATCGCAACAGCAAGGTCGAGCGCATCGAGTTTTCCGGCAATCATGTCGAAGTCCGCGAATACCTGCGAGCCCGCGTAGCCCGACGCTGA
- a CDS encoding lysozyme inhibitor LprI family protein, translated as MKYPLLAFTLLAVVAPFAMAQNDSPAYSQCMETAQSTLDMNNCNGAEIERQDARLNSAYKKAKAALEPAQQTQLLDAQRLWIKYRDANCKVYFNLTGGTIDQLNGAGCVLDMTKARADELATLSQP; from the coding sequence ATGAAATACCCGCTACTGGCTTTCACGCTGCTGGCCGTTGTTGCCCCATTCGCCATGGCTCAAAACGATTCGCCTGCCTACAGCCAATGCATGGAAACGGCCCAATCAACGTTGGACATGAACAACTGTAACGGCGCCGAAATCGAACGCCAGGACGCGCGCCTCAACAGTGCCTACAAAAAAGCCAAGGCTGCGCTGGAGCCTGCCCAGCAAACTCAGTTGCTCGATGCCCAGCGCTTGTGGATCAAATACCGTGACGCCAATTGCAAGGTGTACTTCAACCTCACTGGCGGCACCATCGATCAGCTCAATGGTGCTGGCTGTGTCCTGGATATGACCAAGGCTCGTGCAGATGAGTTGGCAACACTGAGTCAGCCTTGA
- a CDS encoding LysR family transcriptional regulator, with protein sequence MDDLRRIDLNLLLTLHALLAEKHVSRAALRLHRSQPAVSHALAQLRELFADPLLVRRGGRLQATARAQALVEPLQQALEQLDGLLAHPGFDPRKARRSFRLAMSDYGARVVLPGLMRVLRDEAPEVDLVVIQGSREAMLGHLFDGEADLALGVFAQQPAELQVETLFEERFTCIADRRHLPVRGGLELAEWLSRPHVLVAVRPGVDNEIDLALSAIDARRRVALALPHWAAAQEVIAGTDLVLTIAQRSLDNSKLDPRLRRFDPPLPIKAFAFQQAWHQRRESEPGHRWLRERVAQVSASPPR encoded by the coding sequence ATGGATGATCTGCGCCGTATCGACCTTAACTTGCTGCTGACCTTGCACGCCTTGCTGGCGGAAAAGCATGTCTCGCGCGCGGCGTTGCGTTTGCACCGCAGTCAGCCTGCGGTGAGTCATGCCTTGGCGCAGTTGCGCGAGCTGTTTGCCGATCCCCTGTTGGTGCGCCGTGGTGGGCGCTTGCAGGCCACCGCCCGGGCGCAGGCCTTGGTCGAGCCATTGCAACAGGCCTTGGAGCAGCTGGATGGGTTGCTTGCCCATCCGGGATTTGACCCGCGCAAGGCACGTCGCAGCTTTCGCCTGGCCATGTCGGACTATGGAGCGCGGGTGGTATTGCCGGGGCTGATGCGGGTGCTGCGTGATGAAGCACCGGAGGTAGACCTGGTGGTGATCCAGGGCAGTCGAGAAGCGATGCTCGGGCATCTGTTCGATGGAGAGGCCGACTTGGCATTGGGTGTTTTTGCGCAGCAACCGGCAGAGCTACAGGTTGAAACCCTGTTTGAGGAACGTTTTACCTGTATCGCTGATCGTCGTCATTTGCCTGTCCGTGGTGGTCTGGAGTTAGCCGAGTGGCTGTCGCGCCCGCACGTACTGGTTGCGGTGCGACCTGGTGTCGACAACGAGATCGATCTGGCGCTCTCAGCGATTGACGCCCGTCGCCGGGTGGCACTGGCATTGCCGCACTGGGCAGCGGCGCAGGAAGTGATTGCCGGTACCGACCTGGTCCTCACCATTGCCCAACGTAGCCTCGACAACAGCAAACTCGACCCGCGCCTGCGGCGCTTCGATCCGCCGCTGCCGATCAAGGCCTTTGCTTTCCAGCAAGCTTGGCATCAACGTCGCGAAAGTGAGCCTGGGCACCGCTGGTTGCGCGAGCGAGTAGCGCAGGTGTCAGCCTCACCACCCCGGTAA
- a CDS encoding DMT family transporter: protein MSVSFTPAALLPLAIALLAGAAVPFQAGSNAALGRLLGHPLWATLVSLGVSVLMVIPALLMLRAPLPQVGALAQAPWWAWLGGVGGVAYITAALMLTPRLGAAGFIVCVIAGQVLSSLLIDQWGLMGLAQRPVNGLRLAGVGLIVLGMLVVQWGTSTSAR, encoded by the coding sequence ATGAGCGTATCTTTCACCCCGGCGGCCCTGCTGCCGCTTGCCATCGCCCTGCTAGCCGGCGCAGCAGTTCCTTTTCAGGCTGGCAGCAATGCCGCCTTGGGCCGTCTGCTCGGTCATCCGTTGTGGGCCACGCTGGTATCGCTGGGGGTGAGCGTGCTCATGGTGATACCGGCCCTGCTGATGCTGCGCGCGCCGCTACCCCAGGTCGGCGCCCTGGCTCAGGCCCCTTGGTGGGCCTGGCTGGGCGGAGTAGGAGGTGTGGCTTACATCACCGCAGCGCTGATGCTCACCCCACGCCTGGGCGCAGCCGGGTTTATCGTTTGCGTGATTGCGGGTCAAGTACTGTCATCCCTGCTGATCGATCAATGGGGTTTGATGGGCCTGGCGCAGCGGCCGGTGAATGGACTGCGCCTGGCCGGCGTCGGTCTGATTGTGCTCGGCATGCTGGTGGTGCAATGGGGCACTTCGACGTCGGCTAGATAG
- a CDS encoding YkgJ family cysteine cluster protein, with protein sequence MSEHNPCLNCGACCGYFRVSFFWGECESSGGLVPDDLVVQINPTRVAMIGTDSKPCRCIGLEGEIGKGVSCSLYEKRSTPCREFEAAWVNGQPNPSCDAARAAYGLTPLEANEPIWPDDGAEVA encoded by the coding sequence ATGTCCGAACATAATCCTTGTTTGAACTGCGGCGCCTGCTGCGGGTATTTCCGTGTGTCATTTTTCTGGGGCGAGTGCGAGTCGTCGGGAGGTTTGGTGCCCGACGACCTGGTGGTTCAGATCAATCCTACCCGCGTAGCGATGATCGGCACCGATAGCAAGCCTTGCCGCTGTATTGGCCTGGAGGGCGAGATTGGTAAAGGTGTCAGCTGCAGCCTTTATGAAAAACGCTCCACCCCTTGCCGGGAGTTCGAAGCGGCGTGGGTCAATGGTCAGCCCAATCCGAGTTGTGATGCTGCGCGGGCAGCCTATGGTTTGACCCCGCTTGAAGCCAACGAGCCGATCTGGCCGGATGATGGCGCTGAGGTAGCCTGA
- the alaC gene encoding alanine transaminase → MADQGSPRRFARIDRLPPYVFNITAELKMAARRRGEDIIDLSMGNPDGATPPHIVEKLVQVAQRDDTHGYSTSRGIPRLRRAISRWYKERYEVEIDPESEAIVTIGSKEGLAHLMLATLDHGDTVLVPNPSYPIHIYGAVIAGAQVRSVPLVPGVDFFNELERAIRESIPKPKMMILGFPSNPTAQCVELDFFERVVALAKQYDVLVIHDLAYADIVYDGWKAPSIMQVPGAKDIAVEFFTLSKSYNMAGWRIGFMVGNPELVNALARIKSYHDYGTFTPLQVAAIAALEGDQQCVRDIAEQYRQRRNVLVKGLHELGWMVENPKASMYVWAKIPEEYAHLGSLEFSKKLLAEAKVCVSPGIGFGDYGDDHVRFALIENQDRIRQAVRGIRQMFRADGVGGKSQK, encoded by the coding sequence ATGGCTGACCAAGGTTCGCCGCGCCGCTTTGCGCGCATTGATCGTCTCCCCCCTTACGTTTTCAACATCACCGCCGAACTCAAGATGGCTGCGCGCCGTCGTGGCGAGGATATTATCGACCTGAGCATGGGCAACCCCGATGGGGCGACGCCGCCGCACATTGTCGAGAAACTGGTGCAAGTCGCCCAGCGTGATGACACCCACGGCTATTCGACCTCTCGCGGTATTCCCCGCCTGCGCCGGGCGATTTCGCGTTGGTACAAAGAACGCTACGAGGTCGAGATCGACCCGGAAAGCGAAGCCATCGTCACCATTGGTTCCAAGGAAGGCCTGGCGCACCTGATGCTTGCCACCCTGGACCATGGCGATACCGTGCTGGTCCCCAACCCAAGCTACCCGATTCATATCTACGGTGCGGTAATTGCCGGTGCCCAGGTGCGTTCGGTACCGCTGGTGCCGGGTGTGGACTTCTTCAACGAGCTGGAACGGGCGATTCGCGAGTCGATCCCCAAGCCGAAGATGATGATTCTCGGCTTTCCTTCCAACCCTACTGCACAGTGTGTAGAACTGGACTTCTTCGAGCGCGTAGTGGCCTTGGCCAAGCAGTACGACGTGCTGGTCATTCACGACCTGGCTTACGCCGACATCGTCTACGACGGCTGGAAAGCGCCATCGATCATGCAGGTTCCCGGCGCCAAGGACATTGCCGTCGAATTCTTCACGCTATCCAAGAGCTACAACATGGCAGGCTGGCGAATCGGTTTTATGGTCGGTAACCCGGAGCTGGTCAACGCTTTGGCGCGAATCAAGAGCTACCACGACTACGGCACCTTCACCCCCCTGCAAGTTGCCGCGATCGCTGCCCTGGAAGGCGACCAGCAGTGCGTACGGGATATTGCCGAGCAGTATCGCCAGCGTCGCAATGTGCTGGTCAAGGGGTTGCACGAGCTGGGCTGGATGGTCGAGAACCCCAAGGCTTCGATGTACGTCTGGGCAAAAATCCCAGAGGAATACGCTCATCTGGGTTCTTTGGAGTTTTCCAAAAAGCTGCTGGCTGAGGCCAAGGTTTGCGTATCCCCAGGTATTGGCTTTGGCGACTATGGCGATGACCACGTACGCTTTGCCCTGATCGAAAATCAGGACCGGATCCGTCAGGCAGTCAGGGGTATTCGTCAGATGTTCCGCGCTGATGGGGTAGGGGGCAAGTCTCAGAAGTAA
- the cyoE gene encoding heme o synthase, which yields MSIKHFIQITKPGIIFGNVLSVAGGFFLAAQGHVDFLLFLATVIGTSLVVASGCVFNNCIDRDIDIKMERTKNRAMVQGQISLKVALAYATLLGVAGLGLLYVQANALAALFGLIGFIIYVGFYSLYLKRKSVHGTLVGSLSGAMPPVIGYCAVSNTFDLAALTLLVMFSLWQMPHSYAIAIFRFNDYLAASIPVLPVKRGILVAKKHILWYIVAFLAATLMLTIGGYAGMSYMAVAAAMGMYWLYMAWTGYKAVDDRLWARKLFVFSIFTITALSVMMSLDTKVPTELLLTYAH from the coding sequence ATGTCCATTAAGCACTTTATCCAAATCACCAAACCGGGGATCATTTTCGGTAACGTGCTTTCTGTGGCGGGCGGTTTCTTCCTTGCCGCGCAAGGGCATGTCGACTTCCTGCTGTTCCTGGCCACAGTGATTGGTACTTCGTTGGTGGTGGCGTCCGGTTGCGTGTTCAACAACTGCATCGACCGTGACATCGACATCAAGATGGAGCGCACCAAGAACCGTGCGATGGTTCAAGGCCAGATCTCGCTGAAAGTCGCTTTGGCCTATGCCACCCTGCTCGGGGTGGCCGGCCTTGGCCTGCTGTACGTGCAGGCCAATGCGCTGGCAGCGTTGTTCGGCCTGATCGGCTTCATCATCTATGTAGGTTTCTACAGCCTGTATCTGAAGCGTAAATCGGTGCACGGCACCCTGGTTGGCAGCCTGTCCGGTGCCATGCCTCCGGTGATCGGCTACTGCGCCGTGAGCAATACCTTCGATCTGGCTGCACTGACGCTGCTGGTGATGTTCAGCCTTTGGCAGATGCCGCATTCCTATGCCATCGCGATCTTCCGCTTCAACGACTACCTGGCAGCCTCCATTCCGGTTCTGCCGGTCAAGCGCGGCATCCTGGTCGCCAAGAAGCACATCCTCTGGTACATCGTCGCGTTCCTCGCGGCAACCCTGATGCTTACCATCGGTGGTTATGCGGGCATGAGCTACATGGCGGTGGCTGCGGCCATGGGCATGTACTGGCTGTACATGGCCTGGACCGGCTACAAGGCGGTGGATGATCGCCTGTGGGCACGCAAGTTGTTTGTGTTCTCCATCTTCACCATCACAGCCTTGAGCGTGATGATGTCGCTGGACACCAAAGTGCCGACAGAGCTTTTGCTGACCTACGCACATTGA
- the cyoD gene encoding cytochrome o ubiquinol oxidase subunit IV, producing MANAHNSHAEGNHGSVKSYVIGFILSVILTAIPFGLVMFPSMPKDITIMVVVALAVIQVVVHLVYFLHMDRSAEQRSNVSTFLFTAMVIALLVGLSLWIMFSIHTSMMAK from the coding sequence ATGGCTAATGCACATAACAGCCACGCCGAGGGCAACCACGGTAGCGTCAAGTCCTATGTAATCGGCTTCATCCTCTCGGTGATCCTGACTGCAATTCCATTCGGCCTGGTGATGTTCCCAAGCATGCCGAAGGACATCACTATCATGGTCGTAGTGGCCCTGGCGGTCATTCAGGTGGTCGTGCACTTGGTGTACTTCCTGCACATGGACCGTTCTGCCGAGCAGCGTTCCAACGTGTCGACCTTCCTGTTCACCGCGATGGTCATTGCACTGCTGGTAGGCCTGTCGCTGTGGATCATGTTCAGCATCCACACCAGCATGATGGCGAAGTGA